One genomic region from Rosa chinensis cultivar Old Blush unplaced genomic scaffold, RchiOBHm-V2 RchiOBHmChr0c32, whole genome shotgun sequence encodes:
- the LOC112181375 gene encoding peptide methionine sulfoxide reductase A5 isoform X3, whose amino-acid sequence MAIICSNISLRRVLTTLVLMTILAAEKRVCIRIPDQITETTRLGIHPTTSPPLKSAVFALGSFWRSEAVFGCLNGVLQTTVGYAGGSKANPEYRSLGDHAESVQVVYDERLISFRQLLEVFWSSHDYRQVFGQGPDVGNQYRSIVFTNGTGESRLASVNRGREQTKSKSSIVTTQIQPLGTFYPAEPEHQIHF is encoded by the exons ATGGCTATTATTTGCAGCAACATTTCCCTTAGGCGTGTATTAACAACGCTCGTGCTTATGACAATCCTAGCGGCTGAGAAAAGGGTGTGCATCCGGATCCCAGATCAGATCACTGAAACTACAAGGCTAGGGATCCACCCAACGACCAGCCCGCCTTTGAAATCAGCAGTTTTTGCTCTGGGTAGCTTTTGGAGGTCTGAAGCTGTGTTCGGGTGCTTGAATGGGGTTCTTCAGACCACTGTTGGTTATGCTGGAGGATCCAAAGCCAATCCTGAGTACAGAAGTTTGGGTGATCATGCCGAGTCTGTGCAG GTGGTATATGATGAAAGGCTAATCAGCTTCAGGCAACTTTTGGAGGTTTTCTGGTCTAGTCATGATTATAGACAAGTCTTTGGGCAAGGTCCTGATGTGGGTAACCAATACAG ATCTATCGTTTTTACGAATGGAACTGGAGAGTCTAGATTGGCTTCTGTAAACAGAGGGAGAGAGCAAACTAAGTCAAAGAGCAGCATTGTCACTACTCAAATCCAGCCACTTGGAACATTTTATCCTGCTGAGCCTGAACATCAG
- the LOC112181375 gene encoding peptide methionine sulfoxide reductase A5 isoform X2, with product MAIICSNISLRRVLTTLVLMTILAAEKRVCIRIPDQITETTRLGIHPTTSPPLKSAVFALGSFWRSEAVFGCLNGVLQTTVGYAGGSKANPEYRSLGDHAESVQVVYDERLISFRQLLEVFWSSHDYRQVFGQGPDVGNQYRSIVFTNGTGESRLASVNRGREQTKSKSSIVTTQIQPLGTFYPAEPEHQETLPG from the exons ATGGCTATTATTTGCAGCAACATTTCCCTTAGGCGTGTATTAACAACGCTCGTGCTTATGACAATCCTAGCGGCTGAGAAAAGGGTGTGCATCCGGATCCCAGATCAGATCACTGAAACTACAAGGCTAGGGATCCACCCAACGACCAGCCCGCCTTTGAAATCAGCAGTTTTTGCTCTGGGTAGCTTTTGGAGGTCTGAAGCTGTGTTCGGGTGCTTGAATGGGGTTCTTCAGACCACTGTTGGTTATGCTGGAGGATCCAAAGCCAATCCTGAGTACAGAAGTTTGGGTGATCATGCCGAGTCTGTGCAG GTGGTATATGATGAAAGGCTAATCAGCTTCAGGCAACTTTTGGAGGTTTTCTGGTCTAGTCATGATTATAGACAAGTCTTTGGGCAAGGTCCTGATGTGGGTAACCAATACAG ATCTATCGTTTTTACGAATGGAACTGGAGAGTCTAGATTGGCTTCTGTAAACAGAGGGAGAGAGCAAACTAAGTCAAAGAGCAGCATTGTCACTACTCAAATCCAGCCACTTGGAACATTTTATCCTGCTGAGCCTGAACATCAG gaaacgttgcctggttga